From the Fibrobacter sp. UWB11 genome, one window contains:
- a CDS encoding MBL fold metallo-hydrolase has protein sequence MEIKQFVFNPFGVNCYILSNSKGEAILIDPSVSNAREQAALADYIKSENLKVCRNLNTHLHLDHVLGNAFVERTYGIKAEAHKDDTFLLEAQKEQSQLFGLPCNDLAPALGNYLNDGDIIEIAEIRLQVIHVAGHSPGGLAFFCENPGKVNGQDNVPPLLFPGDIIFAGSRGRSDLYGGDEFALVSGIKSKLLTLPAETVVFPGHGPSTTIENEKGWY, from the coding sequence ATGGAGATAAAGCAATTTGTATTCAATCCGTTCGGAGTGAACTGCTACATTCTGAGTAACAGCAAGGGCGAAGCCATTTTAATTGACCCGAGCGTGAGCAATGCCCGCGAACAAGCGGCTCTCGCTGATTACATCAAGTCGGAAAACCTCAAAGTCTGCCGCAACCTGAACACGCATTTGCATCTCGATCACGTGCTTGGAAACGCATTCGTAGAACGCACATATGGCATCAAAGCCGAAGCGCACAAAGATGACACGTTCCTTCTCGAAGCGCAAAAAGAACAAAGTCAATTGTTCGGACTCCCGTGTAACGATTTAGCGCCAGCATTGGGTAATTACCTGAACGACGGCGACATCATCGAAATTGCAGAAATCCGGTTGCAAGTGATTCACGTCGCAGGGCACTCCCCGGGCGGTCTTGCCTTCTTCTGCGAAAATCCGGGCAAAGTCAACGGACAAGATAACGTACCGCCGCTCCTTTTTCCAGGCGATATCATTTTTGCAGGCAGCCGCGGTCGCAGCGACCTCTACGGCGGTGACGAATTTGCCCTCGTAAGCGGCATCAAATCAAAGCTCCTTACGCTCCCGGCAGAGACTGTAGTGTTCCCCGGACATGGGCCAAGCACAACCATCGAGAATGAAAAGGGATGGTACTAA
- a CDS encoding acyltransferase, translating into MNNGQARIGWIDEFKGFVLLLVCLFHIEQNFPNAHLGMWHLSALRMSAFFFISGFLFSTKRFTNFKGYFTHKTRVLLVPYLYLSFLFFAIDPVVYNFALYPKSPTMTVVNTIPDINNTWQYIYWNIAKIFIAGKSSVGAGPLWFVFTLYSVSLLFYLLHEMSKKQVHPKLFFAVMSIEGLLCGWLLNENHIHLPLGIERDLTILFFFGCGFLCKDPIKKIHSAISVGDAHAAKNTAIVAAIGIASFIAYAFLESPSPNFSIMNNDLGKNLPQFVASSITGIIGLIATFLLASKIPDFAPIRIFKGILRNISRNALVILAVHWWIVLILRLFFRPQINQPGIAYIAIVIVALGTIAAIPLFRSKLHRLLGKEKISVKESLNINS; encoded by the coding sequence ATGAACAACGGGCAAGCGAGAATCGGTTGGATTGACGAATTCAAGGGATTCGTTCTTTTGCTCGTTTGCCTTTTTCACATCGAGCAAAATTTCCCGAACGCACACTTGGGAATGTGGCATTTGAGCGCACTCCGCATGTCCGCATTTTTCTTTATTTCAGGGTTCCTATTCAGCACAAAGCGATTCACAAATTTTAAGGGGTACTTTACCCATAAAACGCGAGTCCTGTTAGTCCCCTACCTTTATCTTTCGTTCCTCTTTTTCGCCATTGACCCGGTCGTTTACAATTTTGCGCTGTACCCAAAATCGCCCACGATGACGGTCGTGAACACCATTCCTGACATCAATAACACTTGGCAATACATCTATTGGAACATCGCTAAAATTTTCATCGCCGGGAAATCTTCCGTTGGCGCAGGGCCACTGTGGTTTGTATTTACTTTATATTCCGTCAGCTTGCTTTTTTACCTGCTTCACGAGATGTCGAAAAAGCAAGTCCACCCCAAACTTTTTTTCGCCGTGATGTCCATAGAAGGTCTTCTTTGCGGTTGGCTCCTAAACGAGAACCACATTCACTTGCCGCTTGGCATTGAGCGCGACCTCACGATTCTCTTTTTCTTTGGATGCGGTTTTCTCTGCAAGGATCCTATCAAAAAGATTCACAGCGCCATTTCCGTAGGTGACGCTCACGCCGCAAAAAACACAGCCATCGTTGCTGCCATCGGAATTGCAAGCTTTATCGCCTACGCATTTTTGGAATCGCCCAGCCCGAATTTCAGCATCATGAACAATGACTTGGGCAAGAACCTCCCCCAATTTGTCGCAAGTTCCATTACAGGCATTATCGGCCTTATCGCCACGTTCCTGCTTGCAAGCAAAATTCCTGACTTTGCACCCATCCGAATTTTCAAGGGAATCCTCCGCAATATTTCCCGCAACGCACTTGTGATTCTCGCAGTCCATTGGTGGATTGTCCTGATATTGAGACTCTTCTTCAGGCCGCAAATCAACCAACCGGGAATCGCCTACATTGCCATCGTCATTGTCGCATTGGGCACTATCGCCGCAATTCCGCTTTTCCGCAGCAAGCTCCACCGCCTACTCGGCAAAGAAAAAATCAGCGTAAAAGAAAGCCTGAACATAAATAGCTAA